CTCCGACATTGGTAGCTCCGTGAGTTTGGGTGATCCGTACCCACAACAGGCACTCTGCAACCTCGTTCCTATCTGCGACGGTTTATCCGCGGATCGCGATTGCGTAGCTTTGCCGCAAGCCTTTTAAGGAACGAAGCGTCGGCGCGGCTGTTGGACGGTCTCATCTTTCAATGGAGAACCGCGATGGATTGGAATCGTGTCGAAGGCAACTGGAAGCAGGTCAAGGGCAAGGTCAAGGAGCAGTGGGGCAAGCTGACCGACGACGACCTCGATGTCATTGCCGGCAAGCAGGATCAACTCGAAGGCCGTCTGCAGCAGCGCTACGGCTATGCCAAGGATCAAGCCGCCAAGGAAGTGAATGACTGGTATGGCCGCCAGAAATGGTAAACGCGACCACGTCAGGGGCCTCGCTTCGGCGGGGCCTTTCGCGGCCTGGGCGGCTGACCCTGCGTGTGACGACGGCATGCGGTCGGCGCGCGCGGGAGTGAGCGATGGGACAGCTTCTCAGCCCGCCGGGTCCCCGCGCGGCTCACCTTTGCATCGACATGCAGCGACTGTTCGAGCCGGGAGCGCCTTGGGCGACGCCCTGGATGGACCGCGTGCTGCCACGCATCATCGAGCTGGCGCAGCATGCGCCTGAACGTACCGTGTTCACCCGCTTTATTCCGCCGCGCTCGAAGCACGACGCGCGAGGGATTTGGCGGGCTTATTACGAGAAATGGGAATGCGTGACCCGTGAGCGGCTCGATCCAGAGTTGATCGAGCTCGTGCCGGCGCTCGCCGCCTGTGTGCCGCCGGCCGCCATCGTCGACCGGCCGATTTACAACGCGTTCGGCAACGGACGCCTGCAAGCTCATCTGGACGCGCATGGGATCGATACGGCCATCGTGTCGGGCGGCGAGACCGACGTGTGCGTGCTCGCCACCGTGTTGGCCGCGATCGATATCGGCTATCGGGTGATCGTGGCCGAGGACGCGCTGTGCAGCTCTTCAGACCAAAGCCATGACGCGCTGCTGCGGCTTTATGCCGAACGCTTCAGCATCCAGATCGAGGCAGCATCCACGGCTGATATCCTCCGGATGTGGGCCCTCGACGATTGAAGCGGCGCCTCATGATCTGGGTATCAGGGCGATCGGAGCAGGGATGGCAATACCTGCTTGCTGGGGTTGAGCTCGGACAGTTCGTGCGGCCGTTCTTCGCGCTGTCGAGCATGAAGGGCGCGAT
This Bradyrhizobium sp. CCBAU 53421 DNA region includes the following protein-coding sequences:
- a CDS encoding CsbD family protein, giving the protein MDWNRVEGNWKQVKGKVKEQWGKLTDDDLDVIAGKQDQLEGRLQQRYGYAKDQAAKEVNDWYGRQKW
- a CDS encoding cysteine hydrolase, whose amino-acid sequence is MGQLLSPPGPRAAHLCIDMQRLFEPGAPWATPWMDRVLPRIIELAQHAPERTVFTRFIPPRSKHDARGIWRAYYEKWECVTRERLDPELIELVPALAACVPPAAIVDRPIYNAFGNGRLQAHLDAHGIDTAIVSGGETDVCVLATVLAAIDIGYRVIVAEDALCSSSDQSHDALLRLYAERFSIQIEAASTADILRMWALDD